ggtgcagttggttgagtgtctagctctgttttgactcaggtcatgatctcggggtcctgggattgaaccctgcagtaggctccatgctcagctcagagtctgcttgagattatttttccttccctctctgcccctcctgcttatgctctctctgaaaataaataaataattttaaaaaagataatcccAAAGTTATAATTTATTCCCCTACTGGACATTAACTGCTCTTGTACCTAATTTTAGCAGTCCTTCCTTAGCAGTTCTTTCCCTAATAATATAAATCTCAATTTTCATATCTTCAGGAAATCAGTTTTGGCATTGTTAATTTattgaagtaaataaaatttgaaatgtgtaaaaaaggaaagagtatgGCATAAAGAGGACATAgagtttaaaagcaaaagatCAGCTTTACTTTAGTGGAAGAAGACAGGTGTTCCACTAATTCTGGAAATTTCTATTAGCAGAGTAGAGAGCCTCCCAAAATTCAAGTTATATACAGgacctaaaaaaaattttttaaaatgaaatgaaacaaaaaccaaaccaaacaacagcaacaacaacaacaacaacagaaacccaAGGTAATGCCTGGGGGGTTCTCTTGGTTAaccctctgcctttagctcaagtcatgatcccaagatcctgggatgaagcccctcaatgggctccatgttcagtggggagcctgcttctccctctcgtcCTCCccctcagcttgtgctctcttactctttccctctcaaataataaataaataaataaagtcttaaaaaaaaatactgttttcccaGGATGAGGAATAAAAGggatgaataattaattaataattaagagAGGCAATAAGGAGCAAGTTTTTTCATTACAGAAGGGGAAAGGCAACATGAAATATTAAGTATACTAAATTTCAGGCCCCAAAAGAGTGGAGAACAAAGCTATATCTCTCtgttgtctcttatgaatgaatacacacacaataaaatctaaaaaaaaaaataggaaaacatctcagttccagggcacctgagtggctcggttgagcactggactcttgatttcagctcaatcacgatctcagggttgtggggtccAGACTCGCATGGAACCCTATGCTCAGCAGAGTGCTgaagatctctctctccctctgcccctctccccctcttttattttttaatttaaaaaaaattttttattttattttatttatttatgataggcacacagtgagagagagagagaggcagagacacaggcagagggagaaacaggctccatgcaccgggagcccgacgtgggattcgatcccgagtctccaggatcgcaccctgggccaaaggcaggcgccaaaccactgcgccacccagggatccccccctccccctctaaTACGTAaatctccctcaaataaataaatctttaaagatttaatttttttatcttttttaatttaaagagagagcagggggaggggagaggcagaagaagaggaaagagagtaCTAGAATCTGagccaagcacagagccccatgtggggcttcaccccacaatcctgagatcatgacctagctgaAAGAGTCCAAACTCGACTGAGTCACCTATgtatcccattttttaaaagattttatttattaagatctctctctttccctctgctcctcatcccCAACTCATAccccctctctcaaacaaacaaaagaatacatcTTAGTTCCTAAGCTGagacctagttttttttttttttttttttctattttaaaagaaatgatgtaAATGAATTCCCTGAAACAAAGGCACATTTTGAGGAGGAAATGTGCTCACAGATTGGGGAAGTTTCAAAGGATTTAATACATGCCTAAAAAAAAGATTGGCACAGTCAGGATGTCAACAATGCCTTTCTTTTGAGGGTCAGGACTGTGGCCAAAATAGTTATCCTAAGAACAAGAAccattcttggggtgcctgggtggctcagtagttgagcatgtgcctttggctcaggtcatgatcctggggtcctgggatccagtcctacatcagactccccgcagggagcctgcttctccctctgcctatgtctctcatgaataaataaataaatcttaaataaaaaaaagaaaaagaacaggaaccATTCTTGATAGGGTGTGTACACAAATTCAGAGGTTACTCTGACTCAACAATACTCGGGATCAGAAGTCCTAAGTGAATTCAGATTCCCTGAGGACAGGACCTCCAAGATATCCTAAAGATATGCTGACTCCTTGCCTCTAAGCTGAACAGACCCTTCCCCTTACTGGTGAGTTTAGTGGTTCATGAGGGCAGTCCACAGGAGTCTGGAAGGTGTTCTACCTGTTCATATTGTGTAATATAGATGCCTACATTATGATAATGTCACACACTGTTCTGTCATTCTCTTAGTCACTAAGCACTATTAGACTCTGCCTCCAGTATCTCTGTGTGTCATCCTTTCCATTTCTACTACCATCACCTAAGCACAGATCACTGTAATTCTTGCCTATCATATTGTAGTACCTCCTAATTTTTCTGCTTCCAATCCTCTCCCTCAATCCATTCTAAAACCCACAATTAGAATATTGAACCTAAATCAGAACATATATCACAGTACTCTAGTGCTCAGTGGATTCCAGCTGCCTAGAAAAGATAAGTTCAAAACTTTGGCTTTCAAAGCCCTCAATAATATCACCCTGTCCCACTTTTCTAGCCTTATATATCCCATATTAGTAAACATTCagattcatccattcaacaatgGAATGTCTAGGCACCGCTAGGGTTACAAAGGGAAACACAGTAAGTGTCCCCATCAAGTGGACAGCCAGTGGAAGAGACAAATAAAACTGAAGAGTAGCCAGGgtggaaaaaggaaaaccaggagCGTGTGGTGTCCTAAAAAGCAGATAAATAGTTCCAAGAAGGGAATGATCAACCACATCAAATAATGTGATATGTCAAATAAAATGAGGATTGCAAATTAATCCCAAGAATTTGGCCATGTGGAAATCATTGATGACATGACAAGAATTATTTCAGTGGAATGGTGAGAATGAAGGCTTGATTGGGATGGGTTCAAGAGAGAAAGCTGGTAAGGAGATTAAAGATGTTTGCTATAAAGGAGAGAATCAAAGAATTTAGGTTCTAGGGAAGTCTTCTTGAGGATGTGAGAGAACATCAGGTTTATATGCTGGTGAGAATGATTCAACAGAGAGAAACTGATGCAAGAATATAAAGGGATGGGgcgccacctggatggctcagtctgttaggcgtccagtcttggttttggctcaggtcatgatctcaaggtagtgaaatcaagccctgcattggactgtGTGCTCAGCATGaactctgcttcagattctctctccttctccctctgcccctctccctgcacacacacatgcactgtctctaaaaataaataaaatcttaaaaaacaaaaacaaaaatgtaaagggATAACTGTAAATACTCGAGGCAAAGAAGTGAGATCCAATGCACAAGAGGCTGATCTGAGGTAGCAGGGAAGGTTCATTTAGTTTAACCACACAAAAAGAATGGGAATATAAGGAGTCATACTAGATTTGGTGGAGAGAAATGaagtttttctcttctgattgcttccattttctcagtAAAGTAAGTTAAACAGCTGAGAATGAGGAATATAGGAGGGAACGTTGGAGGTTTAGGGACAAGAGAAGTCATGCAATAGTCATCTTGGACCATAAGAGAGTGAACTGACCGAAGAAATGCAATAGGGATGCTGAGCACATGAGATTTCTGGCAATGCATTTCCTTTTTCAGCCTCTTAAAAAGTGTTTGTACTTGCTGTTTTTTCAATCTCTCTCCTCTTGTCTGATAAAATTGCATTCTAGAAAGCCCACTAAATAAGCTACTTCTTCCATAAGGTCCTCTAGCTCTCCTAGCCCAAAGTGATTTTTCCAGCCTCtcaattccaaaaataaattgttggggcaccttggtggctcaaggGGCTGGCGTGGGACTttcacctcagggcgtgatcctggggtcctgggatcaagtcctgcatcgggctccccacagggagcctgtttctccctctgcctatgtctctgcctgtgtctctcatgaataaataaaatctttattaaaaaaaaattgttgacgCCCCCTATAGAGCATATATTCCATCTCAAATGGTTAGTGCTGTGCAAGattagaagtttctttttttttttttttttaaagattttattaattattcatagagacgcaactagagagagagaggcctagacacaggcagagggagaagcaggcaccatgcagggagcccgatgcgggactcgatcccgggtctccaggatcacgccctgggctgcaggcggtgccaaaccgctgcgccaccggggctgcccagattagAAGTTTCTTAAATTAgaaaaaccattattttaaaaaaattttttaattaaaaattttagttagggacacctgggtggctccgtggttgagcgtctgccttcagctcagggtgtgatcgacatggggctccttgtggggagattgcttctccctctacctatgtctttgcctctatatctctctcatgaataaataaaatatataaataataaaaatttaattaatttacagtgcaatattggtttcagagaattcagtgattcatcgcttacatacaacacccagtgctcatcacaagtgcatcttttttttttttttaagattttatttatttattcatgagagacacagagagagagaggcagagggagaagcaggctccacccagggagctcgatgtgggactcgatcccaggaccccaggatcactccctgggccgaaggcaggctccaaaccactgagccacccagggatcccacaagtgCATCTTTAATACCCATctcccatctagcccatcccccacccacttccctcatcaatcctcaatttgttctctatcattaagaggctccatggtatatatatatatataaaaaaaaaaggctccatggtttgtttccctctctccttttatctgttttctttcttaaattccacatgagtaaaatcatatggtatttgtctttctctggcttattttgcttagcaataATACATTTCAGCTCCATCCaagtcattacaaatggcaagatttcatttttgtttttaatagatgaGCTATTCtctagaatttatttctttttttaaatttttatttatttatgatagtcacacagagagagagagaggcagagacataggcagagggagaagcaggctccatgcaccgggagcccgacgtgggattcgatcccaggtctccaggatcgcgccctgggccaaaggcaggcgctaaaccgctgcaccacccagggatcccaagatttcatttttgatggctaagtaatattccattgtgtatacatacacataccacatcttctttatccattcatcagttgatgggcatatgggctctctccatagtttggttatacgcagctataaacatcagagtgcatatgccccttcgaatctgtatttttatatcctttgggtaaatacctattaGTATAATTGCcagattatagggtagttctatttttagtttttaaggcACCTCCATACTATTGTCCAGGGTGGCTGCACTGGTTTAGAGAGACCATTTCTTACTCATTACAATCACAGGATATTTTCTCCATCCTCTCTGCCACATATTATAAATGCCCATTGTTCTAGGTCTtgcccaaatacataaaattatgtatatggGAGCTTTATCTCATTAAACTGTAATATTTTGGGGAACAAGAACCTTGCTCACTTTTCCAGTTTATGTCCCTCAAACACCTGGCTCTtgaattttagctatttttacaGATCTTTTTAACAAAAAGGGGCTGCTTCCATTAATGTTAACTCACATAGCAGGATCCCTGTCCTCAAGAGGTTTTACCCCTAGCGTCAAGAGTGCCTCATACTCAATACAAAAATAGAAGGTTAGAAGAGATGCTAACAGGCTAAGGCTTGCATGTAAATATCCAGAGTGTGAAGCAGAGAAGGGGGATGAGAGAAAGCCAGTCCGGAGACGGGAATAAAATTTACCAGGGACAGAACAATTTGTTTAAACAATTTACACATAAATGACCCATAGGGCAGCTCTTGCAAAGTCCTCATTTCCAAACATTGTTGGACTGAGAACATAGGTTATGCAAAATAACTGCAGGTCTCCAACCGTGCCCTCTTAAGTACCTTTATCGTCTAGGCTGTTACTTCCCCATCCCCTTTCTTCTATCTCTGAGTAATTCATTGGGTTGACTTTGGTACCGGAAAAAAAGGCCTCTGCCACAAAAGCAACAGCAGAGGCTCGCAAACCAGGGATCTGGGAGGCAGCGAGACATCCAGTAAGTAAGCAGCGCGCGCTCCGGCATAGAGGAAGAGCGGAAGCCCACCAGCCCATGCGCCCGAGCCGCCCTTACGCAACTGACCGCGCTCCCCTCGAGCGCCGGAAGGCCCCGCCCCACCCTGAAGCCCCGCCTCTACCTCTACCGGCCGGTGAGGTGCCGTGCGCAACCCTCCGGAAGCTTCCGCCCCTCTCCCCTTTTATGGGACTacggttatttatttatttatttttttttttaaagacttgctGACGCCACCGGGTAGGACTGGCCCTAAAACCATGATATAGAAGCTCCTCTCACAGTCCTTACTTCCGCTTCCTTCAACTGAGGAATCGGGGCCATCCCCATTTTTCTCACtcaggaggcggcggcggcggcggcggcggcggcggcggcggcaggagcTTGCGATGTTCGGCCTCAAGAGAAACGCAGTAATCGGACTCAACCTCTACTGTgggggggccgggctgggggacCGCAGCGGCGGCGCCTCCTCTTCGGGAGGGCGGCTTTTGGCTTCGGGGAAGGAGGCCACGACCAGacgggagggagggggaggggaagccgGTGCGGTGATTGGCGGAAGCGCCGGCGCAAGTCCCCCGACCACTCTGGCGCCGGACGCCCGGAGGGTCGCGCGGCCCTCACCCATTGGCGCTGAGGGCCCCAACGTCAGCGCGACCCCCCCGAGGCTGCTGCTGCTCGCGCCCCCCTGCCGCGCGTCGCCGCCTGAAGAGATGGAAGGCCCGGCAGCCGACGCCATCATGTCGCCCGAAGAGGAGCTAGACGGGTACGAGCCGGAACCTTTGGGGAAGCGGCCGGCGGTCCTGCCTTTGCTGGAGTTGGTGGGGGAGGCCAGCAGTGGCCCCGGCATGGACGGCTCGCTACCCTCGACGCCACCCCcggcggaggaggaggaagatgagttGTACCGGCAGTCCCTGGAGATTATCTCTCGGTACCTTCGGGAACAGGCCACAGGCGCCAAGGACGCGAAACCACTGGGCGGGTCTCGGGCGGCCAGCCGGAAGGCGTTAGAGACCCTCCGGCGAGTCGGGGACGGGGTGCAGCGCAACCACGAGACAGCCTTCCAAGGTAAGCGGTGAGTGGCGGCGGCTGTGCTGCCTTGCTTCACCTGCCCCGGACTCACCCAGCAGAGGTGGGTGGTAACCGAAAACAAGTCCGTGTTGAAACGACTTCGCAATCTATTTCTGAAACCAGAATTTTCTGGCCATTAGTCATTGTTTCCGCCCATCTTAATTCTTTTGGAAATGGCAGCTCTGTTGAAAGCCCGGAAAGGGTGGGATGTCAGTTTTCAACCGGGGTCGTCCTGAGTTGTATAGACCCCAGAGAGCGATTTCCCCCGCCGTGGGTGGGCAGACAAGTCATGTCCTGGTTTAGACAAAGGAGGTCGTGAGAACCTGCgtgcttttcttcctctcaggCATGCTTCGGAAACTGGACATCAAAAACGAAGACGATGTCAAATCGTTGTCTCGAGTGATTGTCCATGTTTTCAGTGACGGAGTAACAAACTGGGGCAGGATTGTGACTCTTATTTCCTTTGGTGCCTTTGTGGCCAAACACTTGAAGAGTATAAACCAAGAAAGCTGCATCGAACCATTAGCAGAAAGCATCACAGATGTTCTCGTAAGGACGAAACGAGACTGGCTAGTCAAACAAAGAGGCTGGGTAAGTTTGTTTTAAGGTCGAAAGGGGGTCTTCGAGTGGAAATGGAATGAAGGATTATATAGGGAAAGTCGGGCTATTTAACTCTTTCTATGATGCACAACTCGGGTTTCAGGCACTAACTTAGGACCTGTTTGCCTAAAGTTGATGTAAGTAGTGGGTTCACAGAGATAGTGTGGAATGATAGTCTTGAATTGTTGCATCAAAAAATCCCAGTTTTACTGGTTGTTGAGTCTTTTGCTTTTGGTATTGTAATTCAGCTGGATGCTTCATTGGattcaaattatgaaaaaataagaatcacTTGAGGATGTTAGTAAACTACATTTCTGAGAGCtgtgccacccctcccccccttAATTGAATGTCTTTTGTAGCCTGGGGTAAATAATTGGTTCATTATGTTTGGGGAGAACCTTAGTTGttttaattcatcttttctttatgGATAGTGTTTTTAAGTCATTGGAAACCCATACTTgaaaatgtgcttttcttttttgttttctaggaTGGGTTTGTGGAG
This region of Vulpes vulpes isolate BD-2025 chromosome 8, VulVul3, whole genome shotgun sequence genomic DNA includes:
- the MCL1 gene encoding induced myeloid leukemia cell differentiation protein Mcl-1 isoform X1; protein product: MFGLKRNAVIGLNLYCGGAGLGDRSGGASSSGGRLLASGKEATTRREGGGGEAGAVIGGSAGASPPTTLAPDARRVARPSPIGAEGPNVSATPPRLLLLAPPCRASPPEEMEGPAADAIMSPEEELDGYEPEPLGKRPAVLPLLELVGEASSGPGMDGSLPSTPPPAEEEEDELYRQSLEIISRYLREQATGAKDAKPLGGSRAASRKALETLRRVGDGVQRNHETAFQGMLRKLDIKNEDDVKSLSRVIVHVFSDGVTNWGRIVTLISFGAFVAKHLKSINQESCIEPLAESITDVLVRTKRDWLVKQRGWDGFVEFFHVEDLEGGIRNVLLAFAGVAGVGAGLAYLIR
- the MCL1 gene encoding induced myeloid leukemia cell differentiation protein Mcl-1 isoform X2, with protein sequence MFGLKRNAVIGLNLYCGGAGLGDRSGGASSSGGRLLASGKEATTRREGGGGEAGAVIGGSAGASPPTTLAPDARRVARPSPIGAEGPNVSATPPRLLLLAPPCRASPPEEMEGPAADAIMSPEEELDGYEPEPLGKRPAVLPLLELVGEASSGPGMDGSLPSTPPPAEEEEDELYRQSLEIISRYLREQATGAKDAKPLGGSRAASRKALETLRRVGDGVQRNHETAFQGWVCGVLPCRGPRRWHQKCAAGFCRCCWSRSWFGISNKIAF